A genomic segment from Desulfovibrio sp. ZJ209 encodes:
- a CDS encoding FAD/NAD(P)-binding protein, translated as MTGNPYLPKLATVVEIIQETRNIRTLRVVLDDAEAMENFTFEPGQVGQVSVFGAGEATFVINSPPSEKSFLQFSVMDAGEVTDAIHHLSPGDKVGVRAPLGNYFPWKDWKGKNVFFIGGGIGMAPIRTIMLHLLERKEDYGKISLLYGARSPVDMAYSYELDDWKQNPDLDCTLCIDNPYENWGHRVGLIPKVLEELAPSPENTVAVLCGPPIMIKFTLQALEKLGFAPENIVTTLEKRMKCGIGICGRCNIGSRYVCVDGPVFTLKELQGLPPDM; from the coding sequence ATGACCGGCAACCCGTACCTCCCCAAGCTCGCCACCGTGGTGGAGATCATTCAGGAGACGCGCAATATCCGTACCCTGCGCGTGGTGCTGGACGACGCCGAAGCCATGGAGAACTTCACCTTCGAGCCCGGGCAGGTGGGGCAGGTCTCGGTGTTCGGCGCGGGCGAAGCCACCTTTGTCATCAATTCGCCGCCGTCCGAGAAGAGCTTTCTCCAGTTCTCGGTCATGGACGCCGGCGAGGTGACGGACGCCATCCACCACCTCTCGCCCGGGGACAAGGTGGGCGTGCGCGCGCCGCTCGGGAATTATTTTCCGTGGAAGGACTGGAAGGGCAAGAATGTCTTTTTCATCGGCGGCGGCATCGGCATGGCGCCCATCCGCACCATCATGCTGCACCTCTTGGAGCGCAAGGAGGATTACGGCAAGATCAGCCTGCTCTACGGCGCGCGCAGCCCGGTGGACATGGCCTACAGCTACGAGCTCGACGACTGGAAGCAGAACCCGGATCTCGACTGCACCCTCTGCATCGACAACCCTTATGAGAACTGGGGGCACCGCGTGGGCCTCATCCCCAAGGTGCTGGAGGAGCTCGCGCCTTCGCCGGAGAATACCGTGGCCGTGCTCTGCGGGCCGCCCATCATGATCAAGTTCACCCTCCAGGCGCTGGAAAAGCTCGGCTTCGCGCCCGAGAACATCGTGACCACGCTGGAAAAGCGCATGAAGTGCGGCATCGGCATCTGCGGCCGCTGCAATATCGGCAGCCGCTATGTCTGCGTGGACGGGCCGGTGTTCACGCTCAAGGAATTGCAGGGCTTGCCGCCGGACATGTAG
- the tyrS gene encoding tyrosine--tRNA ligase, whose protein sequence is MTDIDRQMALIRRGAAEIIDEGELAAKLAAGRPLRVKVGFDPTAPDLHLGHTVVMHKMRHFQELGHTVIFLIGDFTGRIGDPSGKSETRPPLTGEQVLANAATYKSQVFKILDPEKTIVEFNSRWFGQMGAADFIRLAAHSTVARMLERDDFEKRFREERPISIHEFLYPLCQGYDSVALQADVEMGGTDQKFNLLMGRNLQGHYGQPGQSIITMPLLEGTDGVRKMSKSYGNYVGISEPPEQMFGKLMAISDELMWRYYELLSAKSLEDIAALRAEVEGGKVHPKAAKEDLACEMVTRYHGEDAARAARQSFNAVFAGGSFPADAPEYACEAGEASTPAAFLEAAGLVKSRAEAKRLVKEGALSANGERVNDAAAPLAAGSYEVRLGKKRFLRLTVR, encoded by the coding sequence ATGACCGACATTGACCGCCAGATGGCGCTCATCCGGCGCGGCGCGGCGGAAATCATCGACGAGGGCGAGCTTGCCGCCAAGCTGGCGGCCGGCCGCCCCCTGCGCGTCAAGGTGGGCTTCGACCCCACCGCGCCCGACCTGCACCTCGGCCACACCGTGGTCATGCACAAGATGCGCCACTTCCAGGAGCTGGGGCACACGGTCATCTTCCTCATTGGCGACTTCACGGGCCGCATCGGCGACCCCTCGGGCAAGAGCGAGACGCGCCCGCCGCTCACCGGGGAGCAGGTGCTCGCCAATGCCGCGACCTACAAGAGCCAGGTCTTCAAGATCCTCGACCCGGAAAAGACCATCGTGGAGTTCAACTCCCGCTGGTTCGGCCAGATGGGCGCCGCCGACTTCATCCGCCTCGCCGCGCACAGCACCGTCGCCCGCATGCTGGAGCGCGACGACTTTGAAAAGCGCTTCCGCGAGGAGCGGCCCATCTCCATCCACGAATTCCTCTATCCGCTCTGCCAGGGCTATGACTCCGTGGCGCTTCAGGCCGACGTGGAGATGGGCGGCACGGACCAGAAATTCAACCTGCTCATGGGCCGCAACCTGCAGGGCCACTACGGCCAGCCCGGCCAGAGCATCATCACCATGCCGCTCCTCGAGGGCACGGACGGCGTGCGCAAGATGTCCAAGTCCTATGGCAACTATGTGGGCATCAGCGAGCCGCCCGAGCAGATGTTCGGCAAGCTCATGGCCATTTCCGACGAGCTCATGTGGCGCTATTACGAGCTGCTCTCGGCCAAAAGCCTTGAGGACATCGCCGCCCTGCGCGCCGAGGTGGAGGGCGGCAAAGTCCATCCCAAGGCCGCCAAGGAAGACCTGGCCTGCGAAATGGTGACGCGCTACCACGGCGAGGACGCGGCCAGGGCCGCGCGCCAGTCGTTCAACGCGGTCTTTGCCGGGGGTTCCTTCCCGGCGGACGCGCCCGAATATGCCTGCGAGGCCGGCGAGGCCAGCACCCCGGCGGCGTTTCTCGAGGCCGCGGGCCTCGTCAAGAGCCGCGCCGAGGCCAAGCGCCTTGTCAAGGAAGGGGCGCTCAGCGCCAATGGCGAGCGCGTGAACGACGCGGCGGCGCCCCTTGCGGCCGGGAGTTACGAGGTCAGGCTCGGCAAGAAGCGCTTTTTGCGGCTCACGGTGCGCTGA
- a CDS encoding 6-phosphofructo-2-kinase/fructose-2,6-bisphosphatase: MHKLYVAMVGLPGRGKSTMARRIRDGLLAEGIAAKSFNNGDIRRQLLGAESTEPDFYNPDNSFGRQAREMIARRNLEEAQSWLASGDGEVAILDATNASRARRQFIESKLRDHPVLFVECVNEDPLLLNACIRRKADLPEYASYTKDEALKSFMQRIEYYETIYDPLTDEKYWMCVDSTANRVLAERPCESSPYYSAIREIVVSVWTPCLYLARHGQTEFNVQGRIGGDPPLTAKGRAQAQALARHMEGRPIDWVFTSTRMRSHETAAPLLESHPEAHVMALREFDEIWAGDCENMLYSEIREKMPEVTAARNADKYAYAYPNGESYAILRERVQRGLRRALFLAGDQPLLILGHQAINRVLVSLFLRQRTEDVPYIHIPQNQYFHIALTPHRKLFERIPYEGSGGVPVDKDTALKDPQIYA; encoded by the coding sequence ATGCACAAGCTCTATGTGGCAATGGTCGGCCTGCCGGGCCGGGGCAAATCCACCATGGCGCGCCGCATCCGCGACGGGCTCCTGGCGGAGGGCATCGCCGCCAAGAGCTTCAATAATGGCGACATCCGGCGCCAGTTGCTCGGCGCCGAATCCACGGAGCCGGATTTCTACAATCCAGACAACAGCTTCGGGCGCCAGGCGCGCGAAATGATTGCCCGCCGCAACCTTGAAGAGGCGCAATCCTGGCTCGCTTCGGGCGACGGCGAGGTGGCCATCCTCGACGCCACCAACGCGAGCCGCGCGCGGCGCCAGTTCATCGAGTCCAAGCTGCGCGACCATCCCGTGCTCTTTGTGGAGTGCGTCAACGAGGACCCGCTCCTGCTCAACGCCTGCATCCGGCGCAAGGCGGACCTGCCGGAATACGCGTCCTACACCAAGGACGAGGCGCTCAAGAGCTTCATGCAGCGCATCGAGTATTACGAGACCATCTACGACCCGCTGACGGACGAAAAATACTGGATGTGTGTGGATTCCACGGCCAACCGCGTGCTGGCCGAGCGACCGTGCGAGAGCTCGCCCTATTATTCGGCCATCCGCGAGATCGTGGTCAGCGTGTGGACGCCCTGCCTCTACCTCGCGCGCCACGGCCAGACCGAGTTCAACGTCCAGGGCCGCATCGGCGGCGACCCGCCGCTCACCGCCAAGGGCCGCGCCCAGGCCCAGGCGCTGGCGCGCCACATGGAGGGGCGCCCCATCGACTGGGTGTTCACCTCCACGCGCATGCGCTCCCACGAGACGGCGGCGCCCCTGCTGGAAAGCCACCCCGAGGCCCATGTCATGGCCCTGCGCGAATTTGACGAGATCTGGGCCGGCGACTGCGAGAACATGCTTTACTCGGAGATCCGCGAAAAAATGCCCGAGGTCACGGCGGCCCGCAACGCGGACAAGTACGCCTACGCCTATCCCAACGGCGAAAGCTACGCCATCCTGCGCGAGCGCGTGCAGCGCGGGCTTCGGCGCGCCCTCTTCCTCGCGGGCGACCAGCCCCTGCTCATCCTCGGGCACCAGGCCATCAACCGCGTGCTCGTGTCGCTCTTCCTGCGCCAGCGCACCGAAGATGTGCCCTATATCCACATCCCGCAGAACCAGTATTTCCACATCGCGCTCACGCCGCACCGCAAGCTCTTCGAGCGCATCCCCTACGAGGGCAGCGGCGGCGTGCCCGTGGACAAGGACACGGCCCTCAAGGACCCGCAGATTTACGCCTGA
- a CDS encoding bacteriohemerythrin, with product MLDWHERYEVGVESIDHAHREIFRVINRLHKMVRVGGNTQWAAAEAVKYLRTYVVKHFEDEEAYMRSIDFRDYEAHKAIHDGMRDRIVPRLYSRMENKKYSEDSIHQFLDICGKWMSKHILGHDRELLKYLESEEEAEAAES from the coding sequence ATGCTGGATTGGCACGAACGCTACGAAGTCGGCGTGGAAAGCATCGACCATGCCCACAGGGAAATTTTCCGCGTCATCAACCGCCTGCACAAGATGGTGCGCGTGGGCGGCAACACGCAATGGGCCGCCGCCGAGGCCGTCAAGTATCTGCGCACCTATGTGGTCAAGCATTTCGAGGACGAGGAAGCCTACATGCGCTCCATTGACTTTCGGGATTATGAAGCGCACAAGGCCATCCATGACGGCATGCGCGACCGCATCGTGCCGCGCCTGTACTCCCGGATGGAAAACAAGAAGTATTCCGAGGATTCCATCCACCAGTTCCTCGACATCTGCGGCAAGTGGATGAGCAAGCATATCCTCGGCCATGACCGGGAATTGCTGAAGTATCTCGAGAGCGAGGAGGAGGCCGAAGCCGCGGAGAGCTGA
- a CDS encoding YkgJ family cysteine cluster protein, which yields MDGTKLPGPDHIEASQPDTDEGRDLLESLPELAPDETFVFDCGPHMPCFNRCCAELTLPLTPYDVVRLRRQLGMSGEDFLRTFASMRSFPDTGFPLPLLRMLESPDAPCPFVTPAGCSVYEDRPGACRCYPLGRGARMGTDGVNERFFLVREEHCRGFDHGTARTPAQWFANEGMEPYTAFNDRYMRLMAMVRATERQLEPRLATMAILCLFELDKFRELIETMRIFSRVEVTEERQARIMEDSLAGDEAALDFALDWMELVIFGVSPNLTRAGS from the coding sequence ATGGACGGCACCAAACTGCCCGGCCCCGACCACATCGAGGCCAGCCAGCCCGACACGGACGAAGGCCGCGACCTGCTGGAAAGCCTGCCCGAGCTCGCCCCGGACGAGACCTTCGTTTTCGACTGCGGGCCGCACATGCCCTGCTTCAACCGCTGCTGCGCCGAGCTCACCCTGCCGCTCACGCCCTATGACGTGGTGCGCCTGCGGCGCCAGCTCGGCATGAGCGGCGAGGACTTTTTGCGCACCTTCGCCAGCATGCGCTCCTTCCCGGATACGGGCTTTCCCCTGCCGCTCCTGCGCATGCTCGAAAGCCCCGACGCGCCCTGCCCCTTCGTGACCCCGGCCGGCTGCTCGGTCTATGAGGACCGCCCGGGCGCCTGCCGCTGCTACCCGCTCGGGCGCGGCGCCCGCATGGGCACGGACGGCGTGAACGAGCGCTTCTTCCTCGTGCGGGAGGAGCATTGCCGCGGCTTTGACCACGGCACGGCGCGCACGCCGGCCCAGTGGTTCGCCAACGAGGGCATGGAGCCCTACACAGCCTTCAATGACCGCTACATGCGCCTCATGGCCATGGTGCGCGCCACGGAGCGGCAGCTCGAGCCCAGGCTCGCCACCATGGCCATCCTCTGCCTCTTTGAGCTCGACAAGTTCCGCGAGCTCATCGAGACCATGCGCATCTTTTCGCGGGTGGAGGTGACAGAGGAGCGGCAGGCGCGCATCATGGAGGACAGCCTCGCCGGCGACGAGGCCGCCCTGGACTTTGCGCTGGACTGGATGGAGCTCGTCATCTTCGGGGTGAGCCCCAACCTCACGCGCGCCGGGAGCTGA
- a CDS encoding histidinol-phosphatase HisJ family protein, which produces MILADMHNHTTASHGTADVAAMAAQAKAAGLAWFGFSEHSPLPGGFSCALYTGDLAAEFPRYAAEVLRLREKSAQPGADGPRILLGLELDWLPSRPGYMRELVAAWPFDYVLGSLHYLDGMSVGAVANWGPEVPREERFARFAAYFYEMASMVKSGLVDVASHPDFIKLRAVDDFHAWLGAAESRAPLEAAVSALAESGTAMEVSAAGLRLDFAEPYPAPAIMRLAAEAGVDICFGSDAHRHADVGRPFDRLADYARSFGYAASVIFINRQKRRLAF; this is translated from the coding sequence ATGATCCTTGCCGACATGCACAACCACACCACGGCCTCGCACGGCACGGCCGATGTGGCCGCCATGGCCGCGCAGGCCAAGGCGGCCGGGCTCGCGTGGTTCGGCTTTTCCGAGCATTCACCGCTGCCCGGGGGCTTTTCCTGCGCGCTCTATACCGGCGACCTCGCCGCCGAATTCCCGCGCTATGCGGCCGAGGTGCTGCGACTCAGGGAAAAATCCGCCCAGCCCGGCGCCGACGGCCCGCGCATCCTCCTCGGGCTGGAGCTGGACTGGCTGCCCTCGCGCCCCGGCTATATGCGCGAGCTTGTGGCCGCATGGCCCTTCGACTATGTGCTCGGCTCCCTGCACTACCTTGACGGCATGTCTGTGGGCGCGGTGGCCAACTGGGGGCCGGAAGTCCCGCGCGAGGAGCGCTTCGCCCGCTTTGCCGCCTATTTTTACGAAATGGCCTCCATGGTAAAAAGCGGCCTCGTTGACGTGGCCTCGCACCCGGATTTCATCAAGCTGCGGGCGGTGGACGATTTCCATGCGTGGCTCGGCGCCGCGGAAAGCCGGGCCCCGCTCGAGGCTGCCGTTTCGGCCCTCGCCGAGAGCGGCACGGCCATGGAGGTCTCGGCCGCGGGCCTGCGCCTGGACTTTGCCGAGCCTTACCCGGCGCCTGCCATCATGCGCCTCGCGGCCGAGGCCGGGGTGGACATCTGCTTCGGCTCCGACGCGCACCGCCACGCGGACGTGGGGCGCCCCTTCGACCGCCTGGCCGACTACGCACGCTCCTTCGGCTATGCGGCGTCGGTCATCTTCATCAACCGCCAAAAACGGCGCCTCGCGTTCTGA
- a CDS encoding bifunctional riboflavin kinase/FAD synthetase encodes MQIADTPAAFAALPATGVTIGNFDGVHLGHQALVRRTLEVCGARGLDCVLVTFRPHPRTVLTPERPHAPLSTRAERFALLDRLGVRHILELPFTRGLAALTPEDFVRGYLLPLRPRELVVGHDFTLGRGRSGHPELLRQLGRGMGFGVEQVGAVLADGAPVSSTRLRECLAAGDVALARRLLGRPYAVSGQVAHGEGRGRGLGFPTANLDGAATALPANGVYATRARCGGRRFDAVTNIGMKPTFGGDRLTVESFLLDAEGDFYGEDLRLEFVARLRGEQRFPDAAALGRQIGADVALARRLLAEDGEHPEPA; translated from the coding sequence ATGCAGATCGCCGACACTCCCGCCGCCTTTGCCGCGCTGCCTGCCACGGGCGTGACCATCGGCAACTTCGACGGCGTGCACTTGGGGCACCAGGCGCTCGTGCGGCGCACGCTCGAGGTCTGCGGCGCCCGCGGCCTTGACTGCGTGCTCGTGACCTTTCGCCCGCACCCGCGCACCGTGCTCACACCCGAGCGCCCGCACGCGCCCCTGAGCACGCGGGCCGAGCGCTTCGCCCTCCTGGATCGCCTTGGCGTGCGCCACATCCTCGAGCTGCCCTTCACGCGCGGGCTCGCGGCGCTCACGCCCGAAGACTTCGTGCGCGGCTACCTCTTGCCGCTCAGGCCGCGCGAACTCGTTGTGGGGCATGACTTCACCCTCGGCAGGGGCCGCAGCGGCCACCCGGAACTTTTGCGGCAGCTCGGGCGCGGCATGGGCTTCGGCGTGGAGCAGGTGGGCGCGGTGCTCGCCGACGGCGCGCCCGTGAGCTCCACGCGCCTTCGGGAATGCCTTGCCGCAGGCGACGTGGCACTGGCGCGGCGCCTTTTGGGGCGCCCCTATGCGGTTTCGGGGCAGGTGGCGCACGGCGAGGGCAGGGGCCGGGGCCTGGGCTTTCCCACGGCCAACCTCGACGGCGCGGCCACGGCGCTGCCGGCAAACGGCGTCTATGCAACGCGCGCGCGCTGCGGGGGGCGGCGCTTCGACGCCGTGACCAATATCGGCATGAAGCCCACCTTCGGGGGCGACCGCCTCACCGTGGAGAGCTTTTTGCTGGATGCGGAAGGCGACTTCTACGGCGAGGACCTGCGCCTCGAGTTCGTGGCGCGCCTGCGCGGGGAGCAGCGCTTCCCCGATGCGGCCGCGCTCGGCCGCCAGATAGGCGCCGATGTGGCGCTAGCCCGGCGCCTGCTGGCGGAGGACGGCGAACACCCGGAGCCCGCATGA
- a CDS encoding DEAD/DEAH box helicase, which yields MPEPSSSPSPEENPAESAAAPAAPVVAEDELVDISVTEPENALPPVTLDELAASLREACARAGWHSLMPVQSLALPYLLAGRDIMVQSRTGSGKTGCYLLPMLEELDPGLKAPQALVLVPTRELALQVEREAKTLFAGTGHDVCAIYGGVGYKKQMDALRAGVQVIVGTPGRVLDHLLRHTLDLAKLRLLVFDEADRMLSIGFYPDMKEIQRYLPTRRHTCLFSATYPPHVLKLAAEFMTEPDMLSLSRKEVHVAEVAHEFCEVKPMDKDRALVRLLETENPASAIIFCNTKANVHYVTSVLQGFGYSADGLSADLTQAKREAVLQKVREGKLQYLVATDVAARGIDIPALSHVFLYEPPEDHESYIHRAGRTGRAGSAGTVISLVDVMQRMELERIARHYKINLTEIPAPTDADAARAASARLMAVLEARYRGLTGLERMRVARYADLARELGKAPEDGGAGDGEAPGDGEENANLLLLAMLLDACHQENLREGFVFPTGSAAPAPKSSGSGAGGRGARGGRTRGKRGPRPLGPDAPAAAAPAEAAQPPEDGAAGGEGQAPRKRRRRSRGRRGGQGGGGASAATGAAGDDGD from the coding sequence ATGCCGGAACCCTCCTCTTCCCCCTCCCCGGAGGAAAACCCCGCGGAAAGCGCCGCCGCGCCGGCCGCGCCTGTCGTCGCTGAAGACGAACTTGTCGATATTTCCGTCACCGAGCCGGAAAACGCGCTGCCCCCGGTGACGCTTGACGAGCTCGCCGCGTCCCTGCGCGAGGCCTGCGCCCGCGCCGGCTGGCACAGCCTGATGCCCGTGCAGTCCCTGGCGCTGCCCTACCTGCTCGCCGGGCGCGACATCATGGTGCAGTCGCGCACGGGCAGCGGCAAGACGGGCTGCTATCTCCTCCCCATGCTCGAGGAGCTGGACCCGGGCCTCAAGGCGCCGCAGGCCCTCGTGCTCGTGCCCACGCGCGAGCTCGCCCTGCAGGTGGAGCGCGAGGCGAAGACGCTTTTCGCCGGCACGGGCCACGATGTCTGCGCCATTTACGGCGGCGTGGGCTACAAAAAGCAGATGGACGCCCTGCGCGCCGGCGTGCAGGTCATCGTGGGCACGCCGGGCCGCGTGCTCGACCATCTCCTGCGGCACACCCTCGACCTTGCGAAACTGCGTTTGCTCGTGTTCGACGAGGCCGACCGCATGCTTTCCATCGGCTTCTACCCGGACATGAAGGAGATCCAGCGCTATCTCCCCACCCGGCGCCATACCTGCCTCTTCTCGGCCACCTATCCGCCCCATGTGCTCAAGCTGGCCGCCGAATTCATGACCGAGCCGGACATGCTCTCCCTCTCGCGCAAGGAAGTGCATGTGGCCGAGGTGGCGCACGAGTTCTGCGAAGTCAAGCCCATGGACAAGGACCGCGCCCTCGTGCGCCTCCTGGAGACGGAAAACCCGGCTTCAGCCATCATATTTTGCAACACCAAGGCCAATGTGCACTATGTGACGAGCGTGCTTCAGGGCTTCGGCTACAGCGCGGACGGCCTCTCGGCCGACTTGACGCAGGCGAAGCGCGAGGCCGTGCTGCAAAAAGTGCGCGAGGGCAAGCTCCAGTATCTCGTGGCCACGGACGTGGCGGCGCGGGGCATCGACATCCCGGCGCTCTCGCACGTCTTCCTCTACGAGCCGCCGGAAGACCACGAGAGCTACATCCACCGCGCCGGGCGCACCGGCCGGGCGGGCTCGGCGGGCACGGTCATCTCGCTCGTGGACGTGATGCAGCGCATGGAGCTCGAGCGCATCGCACGGCACTACAAGATCAATCTCACGGAAATCCCCGCCCCCACGGACGCCGATGCGGCCAGGGCCGCTTCCGCGCGCCTCATGGCCGTGCTCGAGGCGCGGTACCGCGGGCTCACCGGGCTCGAGCGCATGCGCGTGGCGCGCTACGCCGACCTTGCGCGCGAGCTCGGTAAGGCGCCGGAAGACGGGGGCGCGGGAGACGGCGAGGCCCCGGGAGATGGCGAGGAAAACGCCAACCTGCTCCTGCTCGCCATGCTGCTGGACGCCTGCCATCAGGAAAATTTGCGCGAAGGCTTCGTCTTCCCCACGGGGAGCGCGGCCCCGGCTCCCAAGAGTTCCGGGAGTGGTGCCGGCGGCCGCGGCGCCCGGGGAGGCCGCACGCGCGGCAAGCGCGGCCCGCGCCCGCTTGGCCCGGATGCGCCGGCGGCAGCGGCACCGGCGGAAGCCGCCCAGCCCCCCGAGGACGGGGCAGCCGGCGGTGAAGGCCAGGCTCCGCGCAAAAGGCGGCGCCGCTCGCGCGGGCGCCGTGGCGGCCAAGGGGGCGGCGGGGCTTCTGCCGCCACCGGCGCAGCAGGTGACGACGGAGACTAA
- the hisI gene encoding phosphoribosyl-AMP cyclohydrolase — MADTVAETAKESGFAPAFGAGLLPAVVQDAASGEVLMLAWMNEEAWRRTLETGEAHFWSRSRRELWHKGGTSGHVQRVLSVRLDCDSDAILLLVEQIGGAACHTGRRSCFFREWRAGEVAECAPMVFDPAAVYGTAGSPSTSSHGSNA; from the coding sequence ATGGCGGACACAGTGGCCGAAACAGCGAAAGAGTCCGGCTTTGCGCCGGCATTCGGGGCGGGCCTCCTGCCGGCCGTGGTGCAGGACGCCGCAAGCGGCGAGGTGCTCATGCTCGCGTGGATGAACGAAGAGGCGTGGCGGCGCACGCTTGAGACCGGCGAGGCCCATTTCTGGAGCCGCAGCCGCCGCGAGCTCTGGCACAAGGGCGGCACCTCGGGCCATGTGCAGCGCGTGCTCTCCGTGCGCCTTGACTGCGACAGCGACGCCATCCTGCTCCTCGTGGAGCAGATTGGCGGCGCGGCCTGCCACACCGGGCGGCGCTCCTGCTTTTTCCGCGAGTGGCGGGCGGGCGAAGTTGCCGAGTGCGCGCCCATGGTTTTCGACCCCGCGGCCGTGTACGGCACAGCCGGATCCCCCTCCACTTCCAGCCACGGGAGCAACGCATGA
- the hisG gene encoding ATP phosphoribosyltransferase — translation MSAQNRPVLKLGVPKGSLEEATIHLFERAGWKIRKHARNYFPDINDPELSASLCRVQEIGGYVAAGVLDVGITGLDWLGERGHEDKVVRVADLVYSKNSSRPCRWVLAVAGDAPYTCAADLAGKRIATELEGLTRRYFAGKGVDADIFYSWGATEAKVVEGLADGIVEVTETGTTIRAHGLKIIDEVMVSFPVLIANREAWADPVKRAKIDQITLLLQGALRAENLVALKMNAPADRLDAILEMLPALNSPTVSPLRDKAWLSLETVVEVGIVRDLIPRLRAAGAEGIIEYALNKVI, via the coding sequence ATGAGCGCCCAGAACCGTCCCGTCCTCAAGCTCGGCGTGCCCAAGGGCTCGCTCGAGGAGGCCACCATCCACCTTTTCGAGCGCGCGGGCTGGAAGATCCGCAAGCATGCGCGCAACTACTTCCCGGACATCAATGACCCCGAGCTGTCGGCCTCGCTCTGCCGCGTGCAGGAGATCGGCGGCTATGTGGCGGCCGGCGTGCTGGACGTGGGCATCACCGGCCTCGACTGGCTGGGCGAACGCGGCCATGAAGACAAGGTGGTGCGCGTGGCCGACCTCGTGTATTCCAAGAACTCTTCCAGGCCCTGCCGCTGGGTGCTGGCCGTGGCCGGGGACGCGCCCTACACCTGCGCGGCCGACCTCGCGGGCAAGCGCATCGCCACCGAGCTCGAAGGGCTTACGCGCCGCTATTTCGCGGGCAAGGGCGTGGACGCCGACATCTTCTATTCCTGGGGCGCCACCGAGGCCAAGGTGGTGGAGGGGCTTGCCGACGGCATCGTGGAAGTCACCGAGACCGGGACGACCATCCGCGCCCACGGCCTCAAGATTATCGACGAGGTCATGGTGTCCTTCCCTGTGCTCATCGCCAACCGCGAGGCCTGGGCCGACCCCGTGAAGCGCGCCAAGATCGACCAGATCACGCTGCTCCTGCAGGGGGCCCTGCGCGCCGAGAACCTTGTGGCGCTCAAGATGAACGCCCCGGCAGACAGGCTCGACGCCATCCTCGAGATGCTGCCCGCGCTCAACTCGCCCACGGTCTCGCCCCTGCGCGACAAGGCGTGGCTCTCGCTGGAGACCGTGGTGGAGGTGGGCATCGTGCGCGACCTTATCCCGCGCCTGCGCGCCGCCGGGGCCGAGGGCATCATCGAGTACGCGCTGAACAAGGTCATCTGA
- a CDS encoding TetR/AcrR family transcriptional regulator has protein sequence MPRAPKKTASPPDPAPRGRPREFDRDAALNAAMETFWRKGYMQTTLADLCQAMGISAPSFYCAFGTREDIFLETVAHYKQQYWDKALDRLMQAGDVRTALKNFVEDAVQIYMRPGLPKGCFVEISTVGLAPGETRIIEALAVLDRETEALFRKRLLLAIEAGELPPESDVPAIVGALIAFMKGVALLARGELCQAELAEIARRGLALLPNAGQD, from the coding sequence ATGCCGCGTGCGCCCAAAAAAACCGCAAGCCCGCCTGACCCCGCCCCGCGCGGCCGCCCCAGGGAGTTCGACCGGGACGCGGCCCTCAACGCCGCCATGGAGACCTTCTGGCGCAAGGGCTACATGCAGACGACCCTTGCCGACCTCTGCCAGGCCATGGGCATCAGCGCGCCGAGTTTCTATTGCGCCTTCGGGACGAGGGAGGACATCTTTCTCGAGACCGTCGCGCACTATAAACAACAGTACTGGGACAAGGCCCTCGACCGCCTGATGCAGGCAGGGGACGTGCGCACGGCCCTCAAAAATTTTGTTGAGGACGCCGTGCAGATCTATATGCGCCCGGGCCTCCCCAAGGGCTGCTTCGTGGAGATCTCCACCGTGGGCCTCGCGCCGGGCGAGACGCGCATCATCGAAGCCCTCGCCGTCCTCGACCGGGAAACGGAAGCCCTTTTCCGCAAGCGTCTCCTTTTGGCCATCGAGGCCGGTGAGCTTCCGCCAGAAAGCGATGTCCCGGCCATCGTCGGCGCCCTCATCGCCTTCATGAAAGGCGTCGCCCTGCTCGCCCGCGGCGAGCTGTGCCAGGCCGAGCTTGCGGAGATCGCCCGGCGCGGCCTCGCCCTGCTCCCCAACGCCGGCCAGGACTGA